The genomic region CTCCTCACCGGCATCGCCGCGGTGCGACCCAACGGCCGGGTGGTCATGTTCTCGCCGCCGGCGCCCGAGGCTGACATACAGTTGCCCCTGAGCGATATGTTTTTCCGGGAAGTCACCTTGATACCCAGCTACTCGGCGGGGCCGGACCACACCCGCCGGGCCCTGAAGGCCGTCGCTGAAGGCCACGTGCCGGATTCGGAGTTGATCACCCATTACTTCCCTCTGGATCGCATAGGGGAGGCCTATGCCCTCCTGCGGGATCCCCGGCGCGAAGCGCTGAAGATCGTCGTAACCCCGTCGTCGGGCGGTTCCCCGGCCTAATGAACACCGCCGGCACCGGCGTTATAATGACGGGGAGCCCATGGAAAGGAGCTGGACCATGCCGTCCCAACCCAGCCTGGGCACTTGGGTGGCCATCGCCGTAACCGTCATTCTCACTTTAGGCACCTTCATCTGGGCAGCCCGCCTGTTCCGCACCCACCGGCGGCGCCGCCGGGCCGGCGGGCTGGACGGGCTGCGGAACCCCGCATACATCGTCCTGGCCCTGGGCTTCTTCTTCCTGGGCGGTATCGTGTGGCAGCTCATCGATTTGTTCGCCCAGCCTTTCAGCTTCCCGACCCCGGATCCGGGGGAAGACGAGACCTTTTTCTACCCCATAGCGGGGGTGGTGGGCGACCCCTCTGAGGAGGGGGGCGTCCTGTTCGCCGCCCAAGGGGGCCTGTGGCGGGTCGCTCCAGGCCCAGATGACGAGCCGGCGTCCACCGGCGCCGTGACCCCTGGCGAGCCGGAACTGGTCATGACCGAGCAGCGGCTCTTGAACGGCTTGGCCCAACTGCCCGACGGCACCATCCTGGCCAGCGGCTGGGACGAGGAGACCGACGCCGCCCTAGGCCTGATCCAGAGCCGGGACGGGGGCGCCACCTGGAGCACCGTGTCCCTGGCCGGGGAGGCGGTGTTCCGGGCCTTGGCGCCGGCTACGGTCGACGGCCGGGTGCTCTACGGGCGGCAGGTCCTGGATGACAACGAAGACATGCCTGCCGGCGTCTATCGCAGCGACGACGGCGGCCGCCAGTGGGAGCCGGTGTCCCTGGCGGGCATTCCCGAGGATGCCGTCGTCACGGGGCTGGCGGCCCTGGGACCGGACCAGCCCGTTGTGGGCACCGACCAGGGGCTCTACCGGAGCGACGACGCCGGCCAGACCTGGGAATCCGTCATGGAAGAAGTAGTAGTCACCGCCCTGCACCACAGCCCGGCCCATCCCGGCCAGGTGCTGGTTTATGCCGTCGGCGAGGACAACACCGGCGGCCTGCAGTTGTGGGACGCGGCTTCGGACACCTTCACACCCCTGCCCCTGGTCATCCCGCCGGGGGACACGGTCATGTTCCTGGGCCGCCACCCGGCCGACGAGAACACCATCTTCGCCGCCACCTTCCTGTCGGAACTGTGGGGCTCCTTTGACGGGGGCAACACCTGGC from Sphingobacteriaceae bacterium harbors:
- a CDS encoding sialidase family protein; translation: MPSQPSLGTWVAIAVTVILTLGTFIWAARLFRTHRRRRRAGGLDGLRNPAYIVLALGFFFLGGIVWQLIDLFAQPFSFPTPDPGEDETFFYPIAGVVGDPSEEGGVLFAAQGGLWRVAPGPDDEPASTGAVTPGEPELVMTEQRLLNGLAQLPDGTILASGWDEETDAALGLIQSRDGGATWSTVSLAGEAVFRALAPATVDGRVLYGRQVLDDNEDMPAGVYRSDDGGRQWEPVSLAGIPEDAVVTGLAALGPDQPVVGTDQGLYRSDDAGQTWESVMEEVVVTALHHSPAHPGQVLVYAVGEDNTGGLQLWDAASDTFTPLPLVIPPGDTVMFLGRHPADENTIFAATFLSELWGSFDGGNTWHALLPEGALWGEGLQL